The following are encoded in a window of Sandaracinaceae bacterium genomic DNA:
- a CDS encoding DUF72 domain-containing protein, with protein sequence MSSRGRRQLGLFGAADGADGAAVDPELVALAAALPEKVRFGTSSWTFPGWQGLVYQRRYPSQAAFMRESLAEYAAHPLFRTVGIDRSFYGPIPARDLAEYAAQLPPGFRACMKVWERITTRVFPEHPRYGERAGKANPDFLSTELFAEHVAAPIAEAFADFIGPLILEIPPSRAPVDVVAWETALVRFLEAMPRALQCAVEVRDPELLTPGYFPILREHDATHVFNFWSRMPDIGAQLELPLSMPGPFVVARLMLPPGVAYEDAKQRFAPFDRVVTEQPKMRADVIRLIELAVERGFEVYVVVNNKAEGSSPGTVRALAELLRARVSAA encoded by the coding sequence GTGAGCTCGCGCGGGCGTCGGCAGCTGGGGCTCTTCGGAGCAGCCGACGGGGCCGACGGTGCGGCGGTGGATCCCGAGCTGGTGGCGCTGGCCGCGGCGCTGCCCGAGAAGGTGCGCTTCGGCACGTCGAGCTGGACCTTCCCGGGGTGGCAGGGGCTGGTCTACCAGCGGCGCTATCCCAGCCAGGCGGCGTTCATGCGGGAGTCGCTGGCGGAGTACGCAGCGCACCCGCTGTTCCGTACCGTGGGCATCGACCGCAGCTTCTACGGGCCCATCCCCGCGCGCGATCTGGCGGAATACGCGGCGCAGCTGCCGCCGGGCTTTCGCGCCTGCATGAAGGTCTGGGAGCGCATCACCACGCGCGTGTTCCCGGAGCACCCGCGCTATGGCGAGCGCGCCGGCAAGGCGAACCCCGACTTCCTGAGCACGGAGCTCTTTGCCGAGCACGTGGCGGCGCCCATCGCCGAGGCCTTCGCAGACTTCATCGGCCCGTTGATCCTGGAGATCCCGCCGAGCCGCGCCCCCGTGGACGTGGTGGCCTGGGAGACGGCCCTGGTGCGCTTCCTCGAGGCCATGCCGCGCGCGTTGCAGTGCGCGGTGGAGGTGCGTGACCCCGAGCTGCTCACGCCCGGGTACTTCCCCATCTTGCGCGAGCACGACGCCACGCACGTGTTCAACTTCTGGTCGCGCATGCCGGACATCGGCGCGCAGCTGGAGCTGCCGCTGTCCATGCCGGGGCCGTTCGTGGTCGCGCGCCTCATGCTGCCCCCGGGCGTGGCCTATGAAGACGCCAAGCAGCGCTTCGCGCCGTTCGACCGCGTGGTCACGGAGCAGCCCAAGATGCGCGCCGACGTCATCCGGCTCATCGAGCTGGCGGTGGAGCGTGGCTTCGAGGTGTACGTGGTGGTGAACAACAAGGCCGAGGGCAGCAGCCCCGGCACCGTGCGCGCGCTGGCCGAGCTGTTGCGGGCCCGTGTGTCTGCGGCCTGA
- the mltG gene encoding endolytic transglycosylase MltG — protein MGQSVRLADDLPPAELARRVARGLGPRSMDVTVPEGFTRFDIAQRLAHYGLMEEQAFLDATVDPDILRQLEIPGETAEGYLFPDTYTLRDDLTPTEMMSRMVRSFRSRTARLERRYEGRLTRLRNELGFSLHEVVTLASVVEREAAVSDERPIIAGVFLNRLRSETFLPRHRLQADPTVSYGCRAEPARAPSCAGFRGRITRAMLEDSANRYNSYRHPGLPPTPICNPGAAAIEAVLAPAQHDYLYFVARGGRRHHFSATLERHNEAVDDYLRGSE, from the coding sequence GTGGGGCAGAGCGTGCGCCTGGCCGACGACCTGCCACCCGCCGAGCTGGCGCGCCGCGTGGCCCGGGGCCTCGGTCCCCGCAGCATGGATGTCACCGTGCCCGAGGGCTTCACGCGCTTCGACATCGCGCAGCGCCTGGCCCACTACGGGCTCATGGAGGAGCAGGCGTTCCTGGACGCCACGGTGGACCCGGACATCTTGCGGCAGCTGGAGATCCCTGGCGAGACAGCCGAGGGCTACTTGTTTCCGGACACGTACACGCTGCGGGACGACCTCACGCCCACCGAGATGATGAGCCGCATGGTGCGCAGCTTCCGCTCGCGCACGGCGAGGCTCGAGCGGCGCTACGAGGGGCGGCTCACGCGACTGCGCAACGAGCTGGGGTTCAGCCTGCACGAGGTGGTGACGCTGGCGTCGGTGGTGGAACGTGAGGCTGCCGTGTCCGACGAGCGCCCCATCATCGCGGGCGTCTTCTTGAACCGGCTGCGGTCCGAGACCTTCCTGCCGCGCCATCGCCTGCAGGCAGACCCCACGGTCAGCTATGGCTGCCGCGCCGAGCCCGCGCGCGCCCCCAGCTGCGCGGGGTTCCGCGGGCGCATCACGCGCGCCATGCTGGAAGACTCGGCCAACCGCTACAACAGCTACCGCCACCCGGGCCTGCCGCCCACGCCCATCTGCAACCCAGGCGCCGCGGCCATCGAGGCGGTGCTCGCTCCCGCGCAGCACGACTACCTCTACTTCGTGGCGCGGGGAGGGCGCCGCCACCACTTCAGCGCCACGCTCGAGCGCCACAACGAGGCGGTGGACGACTACCTGCGGGGCAGCGAGTGA
- the ruvX gene encoding Holliday junction resolvase RuvX, with amino-acid sequence MTRYLGVDPGAVRIGLALSDDDARVALPFDTVKREKRDPAAARQVRKALEAHGVTCADLAGVVVGLPLRLDGSEGEAARRVRLFAAALEPVLGATLHFVDERLSTVMAERSLRDLNVKKAEQKRVVDQAAAALLLQAFLDARGQETWPEADSDEAAEEPPPGPGDLPPGASARRGAVRPRRKRR; translated from the coding sequence ATGACCCGGTATCTTGGCGTCGACCCGGGCGCGGTGCGCATCGGCTTGGCGCTCTCCGATGACGACGCGCGCGTGGCGCTGCCGTTCGACACGGTGAAGCGCGAGAAGCGCGACCCGGCGGCGGCGCGGCAAGTCCGGAAGGCGCTCGAGGCCCACGGCGTGACGTGCGCAGACCTGGCTGGCGTGGTGGTGGGACTGCCGCTGCGGCTCGACGGCAGCGAAGGGGAGGCCGCCCGGCGGGTGCGCCTGTTCGCCGCCGCGCTCGAGCCGGTGCTGGGGGCCACGCTGCACTTCGTGGACGAGCGCCTGTCCACCGTGATGGCGGAGCGCTCGCTGCGCGACCTGAACGTGAAGAAGGCCGAGCAGAAGCGCGTGGTGGATCAGGCCGCCGCGGCGCTCTTGCTGCAAGCCTTCCTCGACGCTAGAGGACAAGAGACGTGGCCGGAAGCGGACAGCGACGAAGCGGCGGAGGAGCCCCCCCCCGGCCCAGGCGACCTGCCCCCGGGCGCAAGCGCGCGCCGAGGCGCGGTGCGTCCACGGCGAAAGCGGCGCTGA
- a CDS encoding AarF/ABC1/UbiB kinase family protein, whose product MSLFVRLVRALLILGRIFTSYLLQLALLKMFRKWKLDPETGREVADMPAWLARRQTRVDDLNAKRLLAGMLNLRGVYIKLGQVLSVMGGFLPDAYARELESLQDAVPPQPWDVMAKAFEDSLGKPPSAVFERIDHTPLAAASLGQVHIAYSATGEKYAVKVLYPGIRDVVRVDLRVVNLGLRLYRMFVPVQNISAVYDALVDLLKRETDYVHEAACMTRMAKNFESEPDILFPEVIASASSGEVLTMTFMEGIKITRFDEYERLGIDRNAVAERLVKCFYRQLFLDRFFHADPHPGNFLVQAGATPETPKIVILDFGAISETPQHVIDGMVDVLRGIFEQNDTLVLSGIETLGFVAPDGDRQLLEQTVKTYFAKLLKIKDITAGALMRANAKELEALANPEVARRELRALMKSVRYPDDWFYVERAAVMSFWLIGQLAPDLDAMKIGFPYVLPLLVARTAAAPTAMASA is encoded by the coding sequence ATGAGCCTCTTCGTGCGACTGGTCCGCGCGCTCCTGATCCTAGGGCGTATTTTCACGAGCTACCTCCTCCAGCTGGCGCTGTTGAAGATGTTCCGCAAGTGGAAGCTGGACCCCGAGACGGGCCGCGAGGTGGCCGACATGCCGGCGTGGCTCGCGCGCCGGCAGACCCGCGTGGACGATCTCAACGCCAAGCGCCTGCTCGCGGGCATGCTGAACCTGCGCGGCGTCTACATCAAGCTGGGCCAGGTGCTGTCGGTGATGGGCGGCTTCCTGCCGGACGCCTACGCGCGCGAGCTCGAGAGCCTGCAAGACGCTGTGCCGCCGCAGCCCTGGGACGTCATGGCGAAGGCCTTCGAGGACAGCCTCGGGAAGCCTCCGTCCGCCGTGTTCGAACGCATCGACCACACGCCGCTGGCCGCCGCGTCGCTCGGGCAGGTGCACATCGCCTACTCTGCCACCGGTGAGAAGTACGCCGTGAAGGTGCTGTACCCCGGCATTCGTGACGTGGTCCGCGTGGACCTGCGCGTGGTGAACCTGGGCCTGCGCCTCTACCGCATGTTCGTGCCGGTGCAGAACATCTCAGCGGTCTATGACGCGCTCGTGGATCTGCTCAAGCGCGAGACGGACTACGTGCACGAGGCCGCGTGCATGACGCGCATGGCCAAGAACTTCGAGAGCGAGCCGGACATCCTCTTCCCCGAGGTCATCGCGTCGGCCAGCTCGGGCGAGGTGCTCACCATGACGTTCATGGAGGGCATCAAGATCACGCGCTTCGACGAGTACGAGCGGCTGGGCATCGACCGCAACGCCGTGGCCGAGCGCCTGGTGAAGTGCTTCTACCGGCAGCTCTTCCTAGACCGCTTCTTCCACGCGGACCCGCACCCGGGGAACTTCTTGGTGCAGGCGGGTGCGACCCCCGAGACGCCCAAGATCGTCATCCTGGACTTCGGGGCCATCAGCGAGACGCCGCAGCACGTCATCGACGGCATGGTCGACGTGCTGCGCGGCATCTTCGAGCAGAACGACACGCTCGTGCTCTCGGGCATCGAGACGCTGGGTTTCGTGGCGCCCGACGGCGACCGCCAGCTTCTGGAGCAGACCGTGAAGACCTACTTCGCGAAGCTGCTGAAGATCAAGGACATCACGGCCGGCGCCTTGATGCGCGCCAACGCCAAGGAGCTCGAGGCACTGGCCAACCCCGAGGTGGCCCGCCGCGAGCTGCGCGCGCTCATGAAGTCCGTGCGCTACCCGGACGACTGGTTCTACGTCGAGCGCGCGGCGGTCATGAGCTTCTGGCTCATCGGGCAGCTCGCGCCGGACCTCGACGCCATGAAGATTGGCTTCCCCTACGTGCTGCCATTGCTCGTGGCGCGCACGGCGGCGGCCCCCACGGCCATGGCCTCGGCATGA
- a CDS encoding cyclic nucleotide-binding domain-containing protein: MRPKKPNVPKLREQLAVALQKEKFGEALGLYEELGLAEPADPRWPQRHGDLLRRLKQDAAAIKAYEVAVGLYAKQGFVARAAAMAKLILQIDPSRLDVLERVDPDEARRLHRQQRHDVVTALSEPPSGLPPPLPSQLAPTPMAVPPPPPPLRVPAPPLPRQAVTPSAGVPPLPQRAAPPPPLPPAAPRVAPPAAEEPESSEETLPPRSTPRPHRKRSSLSFSAVELQPVADAEADELRFSDVDDENAIEIDLSSMEIDDSQVMSRADLEAAEDDVVLFDEDDQLEDKRRSALELAALPSISLFAEVPPAALSRLIQHADLVELGRGELLIRAGDPADALFVIVSGDLEVDWPGLATPIAISEGSIVGETCLLDAVTRRADVRTVTRVSALRVPKTVLDEIQDEFPAVGEVLLELLTRRLISNLLRTNPLFAGFDPETRTELARLFEVRRATMGTAIIELGKKTDGLYLPLLGRLEVHKGERLLGRVRLGTVIGQSAMLTRAPAESTIVAATDALVLRLPAARFNELAAHYPTALMHLSELSDSVDGEHISIIPGPP; this comes from the coding sequence ATGCGTCCGAAGAAGCCCAATGTCCCGAAGCTCCGCGAGCAGCTGGCCGTCGCCCTCCAGAAGGAGAAGTTCGGCGAGGCGCTCGGCCTCTACGAGGAGCTGGGGCTGGCCGAGCCCGCCGACCCACGCTGGCCGCAACGCCACGGCGACCTGCTGCGGCGCCTCAAGCAGGACGCTGCCGCCATCAAGGCCTACGAGGTGGCCGTGGGGCTCTACGCCAAGCAGGGCTTCGTGGCGCGCGCTGCCGCCATGGCGAAGCTCATCCTGCAGATCGACCCGAGCCGGCTGGACGTGCTCGAGCGCGTGGACCCCGACGAGGCGCGTCGCCTGCACCGCCAACAGCGCCATGACGTGGTGACCGCGCTCTCGGAGCCGCCGTCGGGACTGCCACCCCCGCTGCCCAGTCAGCTCGCGCCCACGCCCATGGCGGTGCCCCCCCCGCCTCCCCCCTTGCGCGTGCCTGCGCCGCCGCTCCCGCGCCAGGCGGTCACCCCGTCCGCAGGCGTCCCTCCCCTGCCACAGCGTGCTGCACCGCCGCCTCCGCTGCCTCCCGCTGCTCCGCGCGTGGCGCCGCCCGCCGCCGAGGAGCCCGAGTCGTCCGAAGAAACGCTGCCCCCACGGTCCACGCCGCGTCCTCACCGCAAGCGCAGCAGCTTGAGCTTCTCGGCCGTGGAGCTCCAGCCCGTGGCGGACGCCGAGGCCGACGAGCTGCGCTTCTCCGACGTAGACGACGAGAACGCCATCGAGATCGACCTCTCCTCCATGGAGATCGACGACTCGCAGGTCATGTCCCGGGCGGACCTCGAAGCCGCGGAGGACGACGTGGTCCTCTTCGACGAGGACGACCAACTCGAGGACAAGCGGCGCTCAGCGCTCGAGCTGGCGGCCCTGCCGTCCATCTCGCTGTTCGCCGAGGTGCCGCCGGCTGCGCTCAGCCGCTTGATTCAGCACGCCGACTTGGTGGAGCTGGGCCGCGGTGAGCTGCTCATCCGTGCCGGGGACCCCGCCGATGCGCTGTTCGTCATCGTCAGCGGCGACCTCGAGGTGGACTGGCCGGGGCTGGCCACACCCATCGCCATCAGCGAGGGCAGCATCGTGGGAGAGACGTGCCTGCTGGACGCCGTGACGCGCCGCGCCGACGTGCGCACGGTCACGCGGGTGAGCGCGCTGCGCGTCCCAAAGACCGTGCTGGACGAGATCCAGGACGAGTTCCCCGCGGTGGGTGAGGTCTTGCTGGAGCTGCTCACGCGCCGCCTGATCAGCAACCTGCTGCGCACCAACCCGCTCTTCGCGGGCTTCGACCCCGAGACGCGCACGGAGTTGGCGCGCCTGTTCGAGGTCCGCCGCGCCACCATGGGAACCGCCATCATCGAGCTCGGCAAGAAGACCGACGGTCTGTACCTGCCGCTGCTGGGCCGCCTCGAAGTGCACAAGGGCGAGCGGCTGTTGGGGCGCGTGCGCTTGGGCACCGTCATCGGCCAGAGCGCCATGCTCACGCGGGCGCCGGCCGAGTCCACCATCGTGGCCGCCACGGACGCGCTGGTGTTGCGCTTGCCGGCGGCGCGCTTCAACGAGCTGGCGGCACACTACCCCACGGCGCTGATGCACCTCTCGGAGCTCAGCGACTCGGTGGATGGCGAGCACATCTCGATCATCCCCGGCCCGCCGTGA
- a CDS encoding glycosyltransferase has translation MASPPVRVSVLMPVRDAGDTVVDALESVLATPHVPLEVVVVDDGSRDATRERVLGVASRDPRVRLLTGEGHGITAALNQGLRACEGEFIARMDADDLAHVERLGAQLDRFLQDPGERLGALGTRVAVFGATPTEGFQRFLSWQNSLLTPEEHARDLFIDAPLCHPSVMLRRSTLLALGGYRDGDFAEDYDLFVRLHRAGLWLEKLPGVLLQWRRHDRQTTFTDPRLSPERMRTLKAEHLAALLAKHHSHAPRRLVLWGAGRDGRRFARALTAEGQRAEAFVDVDPKKIGRTVQGAPVLPMEALRLGHDRVVAAVGSVGARGLIRAHLLSHGFVEGVDFFCVA, from the coding sequence ATGGCCAGCCCGCCTGTGCGGGTCTCGGTGCTGATGCCGGTGCGCGATGCTGGCGACACCGTGGTGGACGCGCTCGAGAGCGTGCTGGCCACGCCGCACGTGCCGCTCGAGGTGGTGGTGGTGGACGACGGTTCGCGCGACGCCACGCGCGAGCGGGTGTTGGGTGTGGCCTCGCGCGACCCACGCGTGCGTCTGCTGACCGGCGAGGGCCACGGCATCACCGCGGCGCTCAACCAGGGGCTGCGCGCGTGCGAGGGTGAGTTCATCGCGCGCATGGACGCCGACGACCTCGCGCACGTGGAGCGGCTGGGTGCGCAGCTCGACCGCTTTCTGCAGGACCCGGGTGAGCGCCTAGGCGCCCTCGGCACGCGCGTGGCGGTGTTCGGCGCCACCCCCACCGAGGGCTTTCAGCGCTTCCTGAGCTGGCAGAACAGCTTGCTCACGCCCGAAGAGCACGCACGCGACCTGTTCATCGACGCGCCGCTCTGCCACCCGAGCGTGATGCTGCGCAGGAGCACGCTGCTGGCGCTGGGCGGCTACCGCGACGGGGATTTCGCCGAGGACTACGACCTGTTCGTGCGGCTGCACCGCGCCGGCCTCTGGCTCGAGAAGCTGCCGGGTGTGCTGCTGCAGTGGCGCCGACACGACCGGCAGACCACGTTCACGGACCCGCGCCTCAGCCCCGAGCGCATGCGCACGCTGAAGGCGGAGCACCTCGCGGCGCTGCTGGCGAAGCACCACTCGCATGCTCCGCGGCGGCTGGTCCTGTGGGGCGCAGGTCGCGACGGGAGGCGGTTCGCGCGGGCCCTGACCGCCGAGGGTCAGCGCGCCGAGGCGTTCGTGGACGTGGACCCGAAGAAGATCGGGCGCACGGTGCAGGGCGCGCCCGTGCTGCCGATGGAGGCGCTGCGCCTGGGGCACGACCGCGTGGTGGCCGCCGTGGGATCCGTCGGTGCCCGCGGGCTCATCCGCGCCCACTTGCTGAGCC